The DNA window AAGGTGAACGAGCCTACAGCTGTAATTGTAGGTACAGTTTCCGAAGATGGAAGACCTTCTACCCGTTGTGTTTTACTGAAAGAACTCCGGGATGGAGAATTTATTTTCTACACCAATTATGAAAGCCGGAAGGGTAAACAACTAGCTAACTGCCCTTACATATCGCTTACGTTTCTTTGGCATGAACTGGAAAGACAGGTACATGTGGAGGGAATAGCAACAAAAGTTTCACCTGAAGTTTCGGATGAGTATTTTAAAACCAGACCTTACAAAAGCAGAATCGGATCACGGATATCTCCTCAAAGTCGGCCTATATCCGGAAGAATGGAGATTATGCAGGCTTTTCTTCGTGAAAGCATCCGTTTTGCCGGACACGAAGTGAAAAGACCCGAGAACTGGGGTGGATATTCCGTAACTCCAAATCGCATTGAATTCTGGCAAGGACGGGAAAGCCGCTTGCACGACCGCTTCTTATACTCATTACAAAATGATCAAAGCTGGAAAATAGAGAGATTGGCTCCTTAAATATTTAAATTCGAGATATCTTTTTACTGATAAAGGTTTTG is part of the uncultured Bacteroides sp. genome and encodes:
- the pdxH gene encoding pyridoxamine 5'-phosphate oxidase; amino-acid sequence: MKTDIRDIRREYSRGGLTRKNMSENPFIQFQLWLEEAINAKVNEPTAVIVGTVSEDGRPSTRCVLLKELRDGEFIFYTNYESRKGKQLANCPYISLTFLWHELERQVHVEGIATKVSPEVSDEYFKTRPYKSRIGSRISPQSRPISGRMEIMQAFLRESIRFAGHEVKRPENWGGYSVTPNRIEFWQGRESRLHDRFLYSLQNDQSWKIERLAP